The following are encoded in a window of Prochlorococcus marinus str. MIT 1013 genomic DNA:
- a CDS encoding ABC transporter ATP-binding protein: MANQFKSLEKSVARLTKVNKIYGEGSVKVKALDELNLEVFQGDYLAVMGASGSGKSTAMNILGCLDRPTNGTYELNGTAVEKLDDDLLADIRNKELGFVFQQFHLLQEVSALENVMLPMIYACVPSFERKKRAEEALDRVGLGNRMTNLPNQLSGGQQQRVAIARAIINQPSLLLADEPTGALDSKTTEDVLNLFDQLHNQGITIVLVTHEDNVAQRAKKIARFRDGKVTEITHNQLKQ, from the coding sequence TTGGCTAACCAATTTAAATCATTGGAAAAATCTGTAGCTCGTCTAACAAAAGTAAATAAAATTTATGGAGAAGGCTCAGTCAAAGTTAAAGCTCTTGATGAATTAAACCTTGAGGTTTTTCAGGGAGACTACCTTGCAGTTATGGGTGCAAGTGGATCCGGCAAAAGTACTGCAATGAATATACTTGGATGCCTTGATCGTCCTACCAATGGGACTTATGAATTGAATGGAACTGCTGTTGAAAAGCTTGATGATGATCTGCTAGCAGATATTAGAAACAAAGAACTTGGTTTTGTTTTTCAGCAATTTCATTTGCTTCAAGAAGTTTCAGCACTTGAGAATGTAATGCTTCCAATGATTTATGCATGCGTCCCCTCTTTCGAAAGGAAGAAACGCGCTGAAGAGGCTCTTGATAGAGTAGGGCTTGGGAACAGGATGACCAATCTACCTAATCAACTATCTGGAGGACAACAACAACGAGTTGCCATAGCAAGGGCAATAATAAATCAACCATCACTGTTATTAGCAGACGAACCAACTGGTGCTCTTGATTCCAAAACCACTGAAGATGTTTTAAATCTTTTTGACCAACTTCATAATCAAGGAATAACAATTGTATTAGTTACTCATGAAGACAATGTTGCTCAAAGAGCAAAGAAAATCGCAAGATTTAGAGATGGGAAGGTAACCGAGATTACTCATAATCAACTCAAGCAGTAG
- a CDS encoding NAD(P)H-quinone oxidoreductase subunit N: MGELLSFQIFINTPVELLNLSLNAKAVLPEAAVLLAMLGTLLVDLVSEKISARWSPPICYVGLCTSLILLGMQWNGEIQESFLGAFVADNLAIAFRGVIALSTLISLLISWRYAEQNGSPIGEFAAILLAATLGAMLLCGSTDLVSVFVSLETLSVASYLLSGYLKRDSRSSEAALKYLLVGSAAAAVFLYGASLLYGISGSTNLHDIGITLISAPTPLSALALVFVLSTVAFKIAAVPFHQWTPDVYEGSPTPVVAFLSVGSKAAGFALAIRILVGCFSAFDTQWKLLFTVLAVLSMSLGNVVALAQKSMKRMLAYSSIGQAGFVMIGLVCGTEDGFAAMVLYMAAYLFMNLGAFACIILFTIRTGSDQISDYAGLYQKDPLITLGLSLCLLSLGGIPPMLGFFGKIYLFFAGWADGQYLLVSVGLVTSVISIYYYISVIKMMVVTEPKQSSEVVKAYPSIEWSIPGMSSLKVALIFCVLVTAIGGIISNPLFDFADSAVNGTPLLREAITLASKSSIG, from the coding sequence ATGGGAGAACTTTTGTCTTTTCAAATATTCATAAACACGCCTGTAGAGCTTTTAAATCTCTCTTTAAATGCTAAAGCCGTGCTACCAGAGGCTGCAGTTCTTCTGGCAATGCTAGGGACACTTTTGGTTGATTTGGTTAGTGAAAAGATTTCAGCCCGCTGGTCCCCTCCCATTTGTTATGTAGGCCTTTGTACTTCTCTGATTTTGCTAGGGATGCAATGGAATGGAGAAATTCAAGAATCTTTTTTAGGAGCATTTGTCGCAGATAATCTGGCTATTGCTTTTAGAGGGGTCATAGCGCTATCAACTCTTATTTCTCTTCTCATCAGTTGGAGATATGCCGAACAGAATGGAAGTCCTATTGGTGAATTTGCAGCAATATTATTAGCTGCCACGCTTGGAGCAATGCTTCTTTGTGGTTCAACAGATTTGGTAAGTGTTTTTGTTTCATTAGAAACACTTTCCGTTGCTAGCTACCTACTTTCTGGATATCTCAAAAGAGATTCCAGAAGTTCAGAAGCAGCCTTAAAATATTTATTGGTTGGTTCTGCTGCTGCTGCTGTATTTCTTTATGGAGCATCGCTTCTTTATGGAATTAGTGGATCTACAAATCTACATGACATAGGAATAACCCTAATAAGTGCTCCGACTCCTTTATCGGCATTAGCTCTTGTTTTCGTCTTATCTACAGTAGCCTTCAAAATTGCTGCAGTTCCATTTCACCAATGGACACCAGATGTTTACGAAGGCTCTCCTACTCCAGTAGTTGCATTTTTATCAGTAGGCTCTAAAGCAGCGGGTTTTGCACTTGCAATAAGAATACTAGTGGGATGTTTTAGCGCCTTTGACACTCAATGGAAATTGCTATTTACTGTTTTGGCTGTCCTAAGTATGTCACTAGGAAATGTTGTAGCGCTAGCTCAAAAATCAATGAAAAGAATGCTGGCATATAGCTCAATTGGGCAAGCTGGATTTGTAATGATTGGATTGGTTTGTGGAACTGAAGATGGTTTTGCAGCAATGGTTTTATATATGGCAGCTTATTTATTTATGAACCTTGGCGCTTTTGCATGCATAATACTCTTCACAATAAGAACTGGGAGTGATCAAATATCAGATTACGCAGGGCTGTACCAAAAAGATCCACTGATAACATTGGGATTAAGTTTGTGCCTTCTTTCATTGGGAGGAATTCCTCCCATGCTGGGATTCTTCGGAAAGATTTATTTATTTTTTGCTGGATGGGCAGATGGGCAATACTTACTAGTTAGCGTTGGTCTGGTTACTTCTGTTATTTCTATTTACTATTACATTTCAGTTATAAAAATGATGGTCGTTACAGAACCTAAACAATCTTCAGAAGTTGTCAAAGCATATCCATCCATAGAATGGTCAATTCCAGGAATGTCTTCTCTAAAAGTAGCTTTGATTTTTTGTGTTCTTGTAACTGCTATTGGTGGAATAATTTCAAACCCTCTCTTTGACTTTGCTGATAGTGCGGTAAACGGAACGCCATTGCTTCGAGAAGCTATTACTCTTGCAAGTAAAAGTTCAATTGGCTAA
- the topA gene encoding type I DNA topoisomerase → MPTDHTLVIVESPTKAKTIKGFLPKDFQVLASMGHIRDLPNNASEIPAKHKGEKWATIGVNTTADFDPLYVVPKDKKKIVKELKQSLKGASQLLLATDEDREGESISWHLMNVLDPKIPVKRMVFHEITKEAISKALSKTREIDMELVHAQETRRILDRLVGYTLSPLLWKKVSWGLSAGRVQSVAVRLLVLRERARRSFKSGSYWDLKAKLEKEGSEFEVKMTSIDGQRIASGSDFDESNGLLKSGRNVKLLKEEESKELSQKLTTDKWKVINVEEKPSIRKPVPPFTTSTLQQEANRKLRLSARETMRCAQGLYERGFITYMRTDSVHLSDQAINASRKCVESKYGAEYLSNKPRQFSNKTRNAQEAHEAIRPSGESFKTPKESSLQGRDLSLYELIWKRTVASQMADARLTMLGVEIQASNVSFRASGKRIDFPGFFRAYVEGTDDPDSALEGQEVLLPKLVVGDTPIAKNIEALGHQTQPPARYSEASLVKTLEKEGIGRPSTYASIIGTIVDRGYSALNNNSLTPSFTAFAVTALLEEHFPDLVDTSFTARMESTLDEISTGKVSWLPYLKDFYKGDTGLENQVQQREGDIDGGEFRAVSLEGLSSLVRLGKFGTYLESKQLGENGKPITATLPQEITPAELDEEIAEMILKQKAEGPESLGVDPESGQNLYLMNGRYGHFIQRGLVVELKDLGIPKGKKKLGNLRLFKSSQYGLYLKQDSSKVQILLPENIKEEEIDVEKALEYLDDKSLKKAPNPKRTSLPKNLKPENVTFEEALGLIQLPRLLGEHPEGGRVQSSLGRFGPYVVWSKNGGEKDYRSIKGEDDVLQVSLERALELLSIPKRGRGGRTALKELGIPEGQKETIQLFNGPYGLYVKQGKVNASLPEGKNAEDISIEEAIELLAAKKSTKKTTSKKKNSTKKTTKSTKKDLDSSISKKSSARKGPSTTKTGRLRASKVRVIKAK, encoded by the coding sequence ATGCCCACTGACCATACTCTGGTAATTGTTGAAAGTCCCACAAAGGCAAAGACCATTAAAGGTTTTTTGCCTAAGGATTTTCAAGTTCTTGCATCAATGGGGCATATAAGAGACTTGCCTAACAATGCCTCTGAGATTCCGGCAAAGCACAAAGGAGAAAAGTGGGCAACAATTGGAGTTAATACCACTGCTGATTTTGATCCTTTGTATGTGGTACCTAAAGATAAGAAAAAAATTGTCAAGGAATTAAAACAATCTTTGAAGGGTGCTAGTCAATTGTTGCTTGCGACTGATGAAGATAGAGAAGGTGAAAGTATTAGTTGGCATTTAATGAATGTCCTTGACCCAAAAATTCCTGTGAAGAGGATGGTTTTTCACGAGATAACTAAAGAAGCTATTTCCAAAGCCCTATCAAAAACAAGAGAAATTGATATGGAATTAGTTCATGCTCAAGAAACAAGGAGGATACTGGACCGATTAGTTGGATACACTTTATCGCCTCTTTTATGGAAAAAGGTTTCTTGGGGGTTATCTGCTGGAAGAGTCCAATCAGTTGCAGTAAGACTTTTAGTTCTTAGAGAGAGAGCAAGGAGATCTTTTAAAAGCGGAAGTTATTGGGACTTAAAAGCAAAATTAGAAAAAGAAGGTAGTGAATTTGAGGTAAAAATGACTTCAATAGATGGACAAAGAATTGCTAGTGGGAGTGATTTTGATGAATCAAACGGATTATTGAAATCTGGTAGAAATGTCAAATTACTCAAGGAAGAAGAATCTAAGGAACTTTCTCAAAAACTAACTACAGATAAATGGAAAGTTATTAATGTCGAAGAAAAACCTTCAATTCGTAAACCAGTTCCTCCTTTTACAACAAGCACATTACAACAAGAGGCCAATAGAAAACTTCGATTATCAGCTAGGGAAACCATGAGATGTGCCCAAGGCTTATATGAAAGGGGGTTTATTACATATATGAGAACGGACTCTGTTCATCTCTCTGATCAGGCAATTAATGCCTCACGAAAGTGTGTTGAGTCAAAATATGGGGCTGAATACTTAAGTAATAAGCCGCGCCAATTCTCTAACAAGACTAGAAATGCGCAAGAAGCTCATGAAGCAATTCGTCCGTCTGGCGAAAGTTTTAAAACACCCAAAGAGTCAAGCTTACAAGGAAGAGACCTTTCTTTATATGAACTGATTTGGAAACGAACAGTTGCTAGTCAGATGGCTGATGCGAGGTTGACAATGCTTGGCGTTGAAATACAAGCATCGAATGTTTCTTTCAGGGCAAGTGGTAAAAGAATTGATTTTCCTGGCTTCTTTAGAGCTTATGTTGAAGGTACTGATGACCCAGATAGTGCGCTTGAGGGACAAGAAGTGCTCTTACCTAAATTAGTTGTAGGAGATACTCCAATAGCTAAGAATATAGAGGCGTTGGGGCACCAGACTCAGCCTCCTGCTAGATATAGCGAAGCTTCATTAGTTAAAACACTTGAGAAAGAAGGAATAGGTCGTCCGTCAACATATGCAAGCATTATTGGAACAATTGTAGATCGAGGTTATTCAGCTCTAAACAACAATTCTTTAACTCCAAGCTTTACAGCATTTGCTGTTACGGCACTGCTTGAAGAACATTTCCCTGATCTCGTAGATACTAGTTTTACAGCTCGTATGGAGTCTACACTTGATGAGATATCAACAGGAAAAGTGAGTTGGTTACCATACCTTAAGGATTTTTATAAAGGTGATACTGGTCTAGAGAATCAAGTTCAACAAAGAGAAGGAGATATAGATGGAGGGGAATTCCGAGCTGTTTCGTTGGAGGGACTTTCATCTCTTGTTAGGTTGGGCAAGTTTGGAACATATCTGGAGTCAAAACAACTTGGTGAAAATGGCAAGCCTATAACAGCTACTCTTCCACAGGAAATCACTCCTGCGGAGTTGGACGAGGAGATCGCAGAGATGATCTTAAAACAAAAAGCTGAGGGTCCTGAATCGCTTGGGGTTGATCCTGAGAGCGGACAGAATTTATATCTAATGAATGGTAGATATGGTCATTTTATTCAAAGAGGTTTAGTAGTCGAATTGAAAGATCTTGGAATTCCAAAAGGTAAGAAAAAGTTAGGAAATCTTCGCTTGTTTAAAAGTAGTCAATATGGACTCTATTTGAAGCAAGATTCATCAAAGGTGCAGATTTTGTTGCCAGAGAATATAAAAGAGGAAGAGATAGATGTTGAAAAAGCACTTGAATATCTAGATGATAAATCTTTAAAAAAAGCTCCAAATCCAAAAAGGACCTCATTGCCAAAGAATTTAAAACCAGAGAATGTGACTTTTGAGGAGGCCCTTGGATTAATTCAATTACCACGTCTACTTGGAGAGCATCCAGAAGGAGGTAGAGTTCAATCAAGTTTAGGTAGATTTGGTCCCTATGTGGTTTGGAGCAAAAATGGTGGTGAGAAAGATTATCGCTCAATTAAGGGTGAGGATGACGTTCTTCAAGTAAGCCTAGAAAGAGCTCTTGAGCTTTTATCTATCCCTAAACGAGGGAGAGGAGGAAGAACTGCTTTGAAGGAGCTCGGTATCCCAGAAGGACAAAAAGAAACTATCCAATTATTTAATGGTCCTTATGGTTTATATGTAAAACAGGGTAAGGTAAATGCCTCTCTGCCAGAGGGAAAAAATGCTGAAGATATCTCTATAGAGGAAGCGATTGAATTATTGGCAGCTAAAAAATCAACTAAAAAGACAACATCTAAGAAAAAGAATTCTACTAAAAAGACAACTAAGTCAACTAAGAAAGATTTGGATTCATCAATATCAAAAAAAAGTAGTGCTCGAAAAGGGCCTTCTACAACTAAAACAGGACGTCTACGGGCAAGTAAAGTTAGGGTTATTAAGGCAAAATAA
- a CDS encoding DUF2232 domain-containing protein — translation MTLDNKNFLKSRSLYKAPLSKRQALKIVESSYLAAATALIWIALYYLPIGGAVFRLALPLPLALLQIRRGVKTGIEGVTICVMLLIALMGPLRGPLVLFPYGLLSLWLGYSWQKGWNWWLSWGVGVSIGTMGFLVRVIALSVLVGENLWVILTRAGAGLLEKGIDIFNLSFTPDMRQVQIVALFLIITQEIVYVLCLHALAYWIFPRLRSSIPEPPNLLEKLISLEPH, via the coding sequence TTGACCTTAGATAATAAAAACTTTTTAAAAAGTAGATCTCTTTACAAAGCTCCTCTTAGTAAGAGACAAGCCTTGAAAATTGTTGAGTCCTCTTACCTTGCGGCTGCAACTGCTTTGATTTGGATAGCTCTTTATTATTTGCCTATTGGTGGCGCTGTTTTTCGTCTTGCTTTACCATTGCCATTGGCTCTTCTTCAAATTCGGAGAGGTGTTAAAACAGGTATTGAGGGAGTAACGATATGCGTAATGTTATTAATTGCTCTGATGGGTCCGCTAAGAGGACCTTTAGTTCTTTTCCCATATGGATTACTTTCCTTATGGTTAGGGTATAGTTGGCAAAAAGGATGGAATTGGTGGTTAAGTTGGGGTGTTGGAGTCTCAATCGGAACTATGGGTTTTCTAGTTAGGGTAATCGCCTTATCTGTGTTGGTTGGTGAGAATTTATGGGTTATTCTTACTCGTGCTGGAGCAGGATTGCTGGAAAAAGGAATAGACATTTTTAATCTTTCTTTTACTCCTGATATGAGACAAGTTCAAATAGTTGCACTGTTTCTAATTATAACTCAAGAAATCGTTTACGTTCTTTGTTTACATGCTTTGGCTTATTGGATTTTTCCTAGACTTAGGTCATCAATACCTGAACCACCTAATTTGCTAGAAAAATTAATTTCTCTAGAACCTCATTGA
- a CDS encoding nicotinate-nucleotide--dimethylbenzimidazole phosphoribosyltransferase gives MIGDNYVLLPSGVLAFGEGLQEQNIDERVERWQENITNTAFFLILAGSQTAEIEGISAAGSTAVSRRYTAVADAELLLRGPTLPKRWPLPPLPAGVSPALISYVASRFLKIKPTIISAGLLQTPPFTHVSLEPPEIGPARCLSSGNAMERKRVKLLLDGGFKIGKKLKKSLLITECVPGGTSTAFAVLSGLGINVNNLISGSHRYPPSELKRKLVDQGLEAANLKEKPSSVELMAAVGDPFQPIAVGLLMGARESSQDILLGGGCQMLAVLALALNEIESESRSEFVSKILIGTTSWLVDESLSSAENRNSFIHLMNHVSDHFKVNILGLASGYRFNDSNQKVLRDYEIGYVKEGVGAGALSLLAQINGLTQKEMIERCDIEVSNLFKSNNEKTCEGI, from the coding sequence ATGATAGGAGACAACTATGTTTTGTTGCCATCAGGAGTATTAGCTTTTGGAGAAGGTCTCCAAGAGCAAAATATTGACGAAAGAGTTGAGAGGTGGCAAGAAAATATTACGAATACGGCTTTCTTTTTGATTCTTGCTGGATCTCAAACTGCAGAGATTGAGGGGATTTCTGCTGCTGGTTCAACTGCTGTTTCTAGACGTTATACAGCTGTTGCAGATGCTGAACTTTTATTGAGAGGACCTACTCTTCCAAAAAGATGGCCTTTGCCTCCTTTACCCGCAGGTGTCTCTCCCGCATTGATTAGTTACGTTGCCTCAAGGTTCTTGAAAATTAAGCCAACAATCATATCTGCAGGACTACTGCAAACACCTCCTTTTACTCATGTTTCCCTAGAGCCCCCCGAGATAGGCCCAGCTAGGTGCTTAAGTTCAGGGAATGCAATGGAAAGAAAAAGGGTTAAACTTTTACTTGATGGTGGTTTTAAGATAGGTAAGAAATTAAAAAAATCTCTTTTGATCACGGAGTGTGTCCCAGGAGGTACATCTACAGCTTTTGCGGTTCTTTCTGGGTTAGGAATAAATGTTAATAATCTTATAAGTGGAAGTCATAGATATCCACCTTCAGAATTAAAAAGAAAATTAGTTGATCAAGGACTTGAAGCCGCGAACTTAAAGGAGAAACCATCTTCTGTCGAGCTAATGGCTGCTGTTGGTGATCCATTTCAGCCAATTGCAGTTGGTCTTTTAATGGGAGCTAGAGAATCTAGCCAAGACATTTTATTAGGAGGAGGTTGTCAAATGTTGGCAGTTTTGGCTTTGGCATTAAATGAAATTGAATCTGAATCACGTTCTGAATTCGTTAGTAAAATTTTAATAGGAACCACTTCATGGCTAGTGGATGAATCACTTTCTTCTGCGGAAAATAGAAATTCTTTTATTCATTTAATGAATCATGTCTCTGATCATTTCAAAGTCAATATCCTAGGTCTAGCTAGTGGGTATAGATTTAATGATAGTAATCAAAAGGTTCTTAGAGATTATGAGATTGGTTATGTCAAAGAGGGAGTTGGGGCTGGAGCATTGTCGTTACTCGCTCAAATTAACGGATTGACTCAGAAAGAAATGATTGAAAGATGTGATATTGAGGTTAGTAATTTATTTAAGTCAAATAATGAAAAAACGTGTGAAGGGATCTAA
- a CDS encoding riboflavin synthase, protein MFTGLIQAIGTIKKNNSGVVVDGCSPFSPLKLGDSISVDGVCLTVSELMNDSFNANISEETLKRTNLAEKAQKNGYVNLEPALRLSDRLGGHIVSGHIDGLGEVVSIENLKNSWNLRVSWDDLKFCKYICDKASISLNGISLTVAEIYFDGHEFSVAVIPHTWSNTCLKFLRIGEKVNLEVDLMAKYAEKLLKVNNNDSIFKQSSVISSQWLEEQGWN, encoded by the coding sequence ATGTTTACTGGTTTAATTCAGGCTATTGGCACGATCAAGAAAAATAATTCTGGGGTAGTTGTTGATGGATGTAGCCCTTTTTCTCCTTTAAAACTTGGAGATAGTATTTCTGTGGATGGAGTTTGTCTAACAGTTTCTGAATTAATGAATGATTCTTTTAACGCAAATATAAGTGAAGAGACTCTTAAGAGAACAAACCTTGCTGAAAAAGCGCAGAAAAATGGTTATGTAAATCTTGAGCCAGCATTACGTCTTTCTGACCGATTAGGTGGACATATTGTTAGTGGACACATAGACGGGTTGGGTGAAGTTGTCTCAATCGAAAATTTGAAAAATTCTTGGAATTTGAGAGTATCTTGGGATGATTTAAAATTCTGCAAATATATCTGCGATAAGGCGAGTATTAGCCTAAATGGAATAAGTCTCACTGTTGCAGAGATATATTTTGATGGGCATGAATTTTCAGTAGCCGTAATACCTCACACGTGGTCAAATACATGCTTGAAGTTTTTGAGAATTGGCGAAAAGGTTAATTTGGAAGTTGACTTGATGGCTAAGTACGCAGAAAAACTTCTTAAGGTAAATAATAATGATTCCATTTTTAAACAAAGCTCAGTAATTAGCTCTCAGTGGCTTGAAGAGCAAGGTTGGAATTAG
- a CDS encoding AbrB family transcriptional regulator, with product MLVGKELLDKARSLSNRPEDEIAKGCGYVGPSGRVLRKSFYRALVEAKGYKLRSNGPGRAGNRSSRRQAEFRTKVHGNGNLLIGHAYTKKLGLEPGQEFRIDVRKESGAISLLPLKK from the coding sequence ATGCTTGTTGGAAAAGAACTCCTCGACAAAGCAAGATCTTTGAGCAACCGTCCAGAAGACGAAATAGCTAAAGGATGTGGTTACGTGGGGCCAAGTGGGAGAGTTTTACGTAAAAGTTTTTACCGTGCTCTAGTTGAAGCTAAAGGTTATAAACTTCGCTCAAATGGCCCTGGAAGAGCTGGAAATAGATCTTCAAGAAGGCAAGCGGAATTTCGGACTAAAGTTCATGGCAATGGCAATCTTCTTATTGGACATGCCTATACAAAAAAATTAGGTCTTGAACCTGGACAGGAATTTCGTATTGATGTACGAAAAGAGTCTGGAGCGATAAGTTTGTTACCACTCAAGAAATAA
- a CDS encoding cytochrome c oxidase subunit 3, translating into MTSIVPKEQSSERKKDLSIEEHEDFRLFGLIAFLIADGMTFAGFFAAYLTFKAVNPIGPDAIYELELALPTLNTVLLLVSSFTFHRAGKFLEKDEAKQCQKWLLITGALGVAFLISQMFEYFTLPFGLTDNLFASTFYALTGFHGLHVTLGSIMIMIIWWQTRIPSGRVNNENKFPFEAVELYWHFVDGIWVVLFIILYLL; encoded by the coding sequence ATGACCTCAATAGTTCCAAAAGAGCAATCCTCAGAAAGAAAGAAAGATCTCTCAATTGAAGAACATGAAGATTTTCGTTTGTTTGGGTTAATAGCTTTTTTAATCGCAGACGGGATGACCTTTGCAGGTTTTTTTGCGGCATATCTAACTTTTAAAGCAGTCAATCCCATTGGTCCTGATGCTATTTACGAATTAGAACTAGCATTACCAACTTTAAATACAGTCTTGCTTCTAGTTAGTAGCTTTACTTTTCATCGAGCTGGAAAATTCCTAGAAAAGGATGAAGCAAAACAATGCCAAAAATGGCTTCTTATAACAGGCGCATTGGGAGTGGCATTTTTAATCAGTCAAATGTTTGAGTACTTTACTTTGCCTTTTGGATTAACTGACAACCTTTTTGCCAGTACTTTTTATGCATTAACTGGCTTTCATGGGCTTCACGTAACACTTGGGTCAATAATGATAATGATAATTTGGTGGCAAACACGTATTCCATCTGGTCGAGTGAATAATGAAAACAAGTTCCCATTTGAGGCAGTAGAGCTCTATTGGCACTTTGTAGACGGGATTTGGGTCGTTTTATTCATCATCCTTTATCTGCTTTGA
- the ctaD gene encoding cytochrome c oxidase subunit I: MTISLKPSNSPQEKLQPTGWLKYLSFSLDHKVIGLQYLVCGFLFYLIGGSLAGAIRVELISPLSDFMPREVYNQVLTLHGTIMIFLWIVPVVNGAFGNYLIPFYVGARDMAFPRLNAVAFWLIPPSGLMLITSYFINGAAQSGWTAYPPLSITTPAAGQIIWILSVLLLGGSSIFGGINFIATILKLRRPGLKLMQLPMYCWAMLGTSILVVLSTPVLAGTLILLSFDIVAHTGFFNPSLGGNVIVYQHLFWFYSHPAVYIMVLPAFGLVSEILPIHSRKPLFGYTTMVFSIMGIVVLGLVVWAHHMFTSGTPPWMRLFFTIATAFIAVPTGIKFFNWVATLWGGKISLNAAMLFSCGFIINFVLGGITGVALAQVPFDVHVHDTYFVVAHFHYIVYGGSVFVIFSSIYHWFPKFTGKMLNENLGRFHFIITFIGFNLCFAPQHWLGLNGMPRRVAEYDPQFQLINQISSVGALLMALSTLPFLWNILQSILYGNEAGDNPWNALTPEWLTSSPPPVENWEGEAPLVLEPYGYGEKNSKNTQESMK, translated from the coding sequence ATGACTATTTCACTCAAACCAAGCAACTCTCCTCAAGAAAAGCTTCAACCAACTGGATGGTTAAAATATCTGAGTTTTAGTCTCGATCACAAAGTCATAGGCCTTCAATATTTAGTTTGTGGTTTCTTGTTTTATTTAATTGGAGGATCTTTAGCTGGAGCAATAAGGGTAGAGCTCATCAGTCCCCTCTCGGATTTCATGCCTAGAGAGGTTTACAACCAAGTTTTAACTCTCCATGGCACAATCATGATTTTCTTATGGATCGTGCCTGTAGTAAATGGTGCCTTTGGCAACTATTTAATACCATTTTATGTTGGTGCTAGGGACATGGCCTTCCCAAGACTGAATGCAGTTGCTTTTTGGCTAATACCTCCCTCTGGATTGATGCTGATAACAAGCTATTTCATAAACGGAGCCGCACAATCTGGTTGGACAGCTTATCCACCTTTAAGCATCACTACCCCAGCCGCCGGTCAAATTATTTGGATATTAAGTGTCTTACTTTTGGGTGGAAGCTCAATCTTTGGTGGTATTAATTTCATCGCAACCATCCTCAAGCTTAGGAGACCTGGACTTAAGTTAATGCAATTGCCTATGTATTGCTGGGCAATGCTTGGTACAAGTATTCTTGTTGTTCTATCGACTCCTGTTCTCGCTGGTACTCTAATACTTTTGAGCTTTGACATAGTTGCTCATACAGGTTTTTTCAACCCAAGTCTTGGTGGGAATGTAATTGTTTATCAACATCTTTTTTGGTTTTACTCGCATCCTGCTGTTTATATCATGGTCTTACCTGCGTTTGGTTTAGTCAGTGAAATACTTCCAATCCATAGTAGAAAACCACTTTTTGGCTATACAACAATGGTCTTCTCAATTATGGGAATAGTTGTTTTAGGTCTAGTTGTTTGGGCTCATCATATGTTTACGAGTGGGACTCCTCCATGGATGCGCTTATTTTTTACGATCGCTACTGCATTTATAGCTGTTCCCACAGGTATTAAATTTTTTAATTGGGTTGCGACCTTATGGGGAGGGAAAATATCACTTAATGCAGCAATGCTATTTTCCTGCGGATTTATTATTAATTTTGTTTTAGGTGGGATAACTGGAGTTGCCCTAGCTCAAGTACCTTTTGATGTTCATGTACACGACACCTATTTTGTTGTTGCCCATTTTCATTACATAGTCTATGGAGGTTCTGTCTTTGTTATCTTCTCCTCGATTTATCACTGGTTCCCAAAATTTACAGGGAAAATGTTGAATGAAAATCTTGGAAGATTTCACTTCATAATTACTTTCATAGGGTTTAATCTTTGTTTTGCGCCTCAGCACTGGCTAGGTTTAAATGGAATGCCTCGACGAGTTGCCGAATACGATCCACAATTTCAATTAATCAATCAAATAAGTAGCGTAGGTGCATTATTAATGGCTTTAAGTACTTTACCTTTTCTATGGAATATTCTTCAAAGCATTCTCTATGGGAATGAAGCTGGAGACAATCCATGGAATGCACTCACTCCTGAATGGTTAACAAGTTCACCTCCTCCCGTTGAGAATTGGGAGGGAGAGGCTCCACTCGTTCTTGAACCATATGGTTATGGAGAAAAAAATTCAAAAAACACACAGGAGAGCATGAAATGA